Sequence from the Desertibacillus haloalkaliphilus genome:
TACCAACAGCGTCGATTAAAACGGAGCTGGGAGTAAAGGATGCTCATTTGCTAATCGGAAGTTTTGTTGTAAATGAGAAAGCAAGTGCATTTGGCGTACGTGCCGGAGCACAGATTACCGATAATTTA
This genomic interval carries:
- a CDS encoding glutathionylspermidine synthase family protein — translated: MLIGSFVVNEKASAFGVRAGAQITDNLSYYLPCGMKGANEWT